The Dermacentor andersoni chromosome 1, qqDerAnde1_hic_scaffold, whole genome shotgun sequence genomic interval TTTTTCGTGCGAAGTATGGGTCCAACTACGGATCGGGTGCTGCATACTTCTTTGGCCAACCATGAAGTATGTAGGAATTGACATTTCCAAGTACCTGAACTTTCTCGGTGAATTGTCTCGATGCTTGCGACGAAAGGGGCATGTCTTCTagctgctgcagcgagtgcacgaactcgtGTAGCTCCTCTGATGTGTCGTCAGTGGTTTCTAGAGGAGGCCGACTGAGTGCGTCAGCATTCAGGTTGTCCGAGCCAGGTTCGTACTCTATCTTGTACTGGTATGCTCCCAGCAGCAAGGACCAATGCTGAATTCTTGCGGCAGCCATGATGGGCGTGGGACGATCTTCGCGAAATAGACCCACCAGCGGCTTGTGAGATGTGATGAAGGTGAATGTTCTTCCCAGATGGTAGTCTCGAAACTTTCATACCCCGAACACTAGGGCCAACGTTTCGCGCTCCAGTTGGGAATAATTCCATTCCCCTTTGCTAAGTCTTTGAGAACAAAAGCCTGTAAGCTTGTCAACGTTGCCAGTGCGATGGGACAGTACCGCTCCGATACCGTTGGGTGACGCATCGCACTCCAAGCGCAGCGGCAGTGAGGGATCAAAGTGAGTGAGCTTTTTGGCATTGCATAAAGAGTTTTTTGACTTCTGAAACGCTTCCCGTTGTTGACAGCCACAATTCCAGCGACGTTCTTTGGTGAGCAAATTGTAGAGCGGTGATAGCAGACTAGCCATATTGGGAATGAACTTGCTGTAATACGTGAGAAGACCCAGGTATGAACGCAGCTCGCTCACGTGCCTGGGTGTTCGCGCCCTCATGACAGCATCCATGTTCTTCTCCAGAGGTTGCAGCCCTCCAGTACTGATCTTGTGGCCGTGATACGAAACCTCAGGCATCCTGAAGGTGCACTTGTCCTTCCTTAGCTTGATGCCGTACTCTCGAAAGCGCGGGAGAACTGCCTTGAGGTTCTTTCTACCGTTGTTCCCCTTCTCGGCAACCAGAACGTCGTCAAAGTACGCCTGGACTCCCGGCAAACCGTTTAGGACGCTGTCCATTATTCGCTGAAAGATAGCTGGGGCAGAAGAAACACCAAATGGCAGGCGATTAAAGCAAAATAATCCCCCATGTGTGTTAATGACCGGCAGCTTCTTTGACTGCTCATCCAGGGGAACCTGGTTGTAGGCGTCTCGAAGGTTCAATGTGCTGTAAACGCCACCCTCGTGCAGTGCAGCAAAAAGGTCATTGATTACCGGGAGTGGGTACTGCTCCGTCACACAGCTGGCATTTACCGTTAGCTTGTAATCGCCACACAATCGAACTGCTTCGTCTTCATTGCCGGAACTATCGGCGTCGCCCACTCTAAGTGAGCCACCGGGGACAGGACTCTGAATTTAACAAGCCTGTCCAGCTCGTATGAAACGTTTTGTCGCTATGCATATGGAAGTggcctggctttgaagaactttggAACTGCATCCTCCTTTATGTATAGATGAGTGGGCGGAACCTTGAACAGACCCAGTTCAGGTGTAATCACGTCCTCGTACTCACACAGGATCGCTTGCAAGTTTAGCCCTTGCTCCTTAATGCTGGACACGCTCAAAACCGCGGCCCCTTCGTTGTTCAGCGCCTGGATGAGATCACGGCCACACAGGCTCGGTCCGGAGACGCGAACAACGGTCAGTGACGCCGTGACAGTCGTACCGCAGAATGAAACTGGGAGCGTTAGCTTCCCGGCTATAGGCAACGCACCCAAGTAGCATGACAACCTCAAGGTGGATTCTTCAATGCGGGGCTAGCTTGTGTGATGTTGGGAGTAGACGTCCCAGGGCACCACGTGCACGAGTGAGCCGGTGTCAATTTCCATCACGATGTCGGCTCCACCCCAGCAAAAATTGCATCGTACCGGGCTGACGATTCCGTTGTCTGCGATTGGTTGCGGCTTTAGTGTATACAACTGTGCGGAGAGCTCGGCTTCGGCATTTTCCATTGAGCTGCTGCTCAGCGCCAAGCTCTGGTGCGGTCGCTTTTCCTTAGATCGACACACGGCAGCTAGGTGCCCATTTTCCCTACAGCTGAAACATTAGGCATGTTTAAAGGCACAAGTCGCCTCACAATGCTAGCGGATTCAACATCGATGACAACTTTGAGACGATCCACTTCCCTGACTACAGGTTTTTCCTGCCTGTCGCTGCGGTCGATCGCCCGCTAGTCTGTGAAGCTCGGGCTCTTCTTTCGGTTCCGTCTGCTTCATAAGCTGAACACCCTGTCATGCAGCCTGTGCTGCAAGCACAATGTGTTGTGCCTCCTGCAATGTCAGTTTCTGGTGAGAAAGCAGTGCCTTCTGCACGTCACTGCTGCGAATTCCACACACGATCCTGTCTCGCAGCAGGTGGTTCAACATGGTCCCGAATATGCATTTATCAGCCAGGCGTCAAAGCTCCACGATAACCTGTTGAGCTGATTTCGCTTCCCTTTGAATGCGGGTAAAGAACTTTAAGCTTGCGGCTATCTCATTTGGCGGGGGTGCGTAAAATTCTTCGAGAATGGTAACCGCTTCCGCGTAGTTAACTCGCTCACCTTTCGCGGGGCACAACGTCCACTCAGTACGTCGATAGGCTTCGAGCTCAGTGCCGAGATGAGAAGCGCCCTTTTTTTAGCGTCATCGACGATGCCGTCACCCTCGAAGTACGACTCGACTCTGGTGTAGTACGACGACCACTTGTCCTTGGCGTCGTCGAACTGTGGAACTTGGTACGCCATGGCAGGAGTGTTCGCCGTCATCAGGGTTCTGGTTCGTTGCTCGTCACCACTGTTATAAATcaactgttatgactgctaccAGGCGGGAACAGCGTccggccggacggccaggagcgTAATAAAGGCCacacaagaacgggaacactgcgcCCGTTTATTCAGTGATAGCCCTTTGTTCAGATGTTCTCAAGCTGCTCCGGCACGTGCGATGACGCCAGTCTCGCGCCACGGCAAACGCGGTTTTCTCTGTCTTCGTTGTCGTTTTCACTTGCAGCAGTTGTGAACACTGCATTGTCGTCACACAAGTGTGCCTGTTGCAATAATGCAACTGTGATCATACCATTCTGGTTGCCCTAATGGTGATGTCGTTTCAATATCCTTGTAAATGCAGCATCGGTGCGCCTTTGACATGTTTGCATTCGGCTGCAAGCCTGTCGCATGTGTGTTAATGTTGTTCTTTAGCCTTTCTGATGTTACGGCAGTGGCAGTGTTGCATCATTAACATTACGTTGGTGTCATACGGTGACATTCATAGTGTTGCTGTCATTGTGATGTCTTTCGTGCTTCTCTTTTCATCACGGCGCCCGGCTACTGAACGACGATGATAGTGTATGCTAGAGAAAATTAGCCCAACTAGGGCATGTCATGTGCACTTGCCAATGCTTGATGGGCGGCAATAGTGTTCCTCGTGAAATGCCGTTAAAAGTGTGATTACGCGTACTTTTTGAAGCACGTGAGCATCATATTTTTCGCAGCACTCTACCTCCCGATGCTCCTATGCCATGAAACCGGCTCTCTCATCCTTGCGCGTTGCGGATGCATGTGCTGTTGTGGGCCTTGTTCAGCCATACGCGTATTGTGTGTCATTGACCGATGTGATCTTGACCAAGGAAGAACAGTCAAGCAGATCCTAAGGGGACGAGAAGCATTGTGCTCCTACGTGAAGACAGGACAATGGTAACATTGCTTTAGGTGTTGCATTGTGCAACATTGTTGAAACTGCTCGCAACATGTGGGTAGTCAGTGCTATAGCCTCGTGCTTCAGAATACGAGCACGAAATTAATGCAGCTGTGCATCCGTATGAGAAATCTGCGCATGAAGGAATTCAACGAAGTGGAATCGCATGTATTGCCAAGCATACAACACGTGCACTGTAAACAAGGCACAGTCTCCATTTGCCAATCGCTGTTGAGCCTTTCCTCGTGTGGAAGCTGTTTGCGACAGTGTGACTGGTCGTGAAGGTCTGTTTGCAAAAGCAAACATGGCTGCATAGCACCATGGTAgtggcaaatatttttgaagcGACCGTAGCCAATCGAAGAATCATTACTGCCATCCAGCGCCATGCTGGTGAAGTGCCTTAGCCGCAAAGACAGAACTTCCGCGTAGTCTGCAGCGCCACCATGCCATGGAATGATACCTCACCTCACCCCCAATACCTCACCCCCAGAGCGGTGCCAATGACACGCAGAAATTGACTCGTGTTTGCTTTTTCCTACAATGGGGTGTTGCAACAGTTGTCGAGCGTCTTCTGTGGCCCCACAGTTGATACAAGAATGCAATCGGGTTCTACAGCTTTTGCAATGGTGTTCAAGCTCAACGTGGCTCGTTTGGCGAATGACATAGCGTCAGATGATTTCTTTTCACCATCGCCGCCTCATTACCAGGGGCCTGTGTAGACTGCATTCCTAGCATTGTCATCATACATGATGCATTACGTTGCCCTACAGCTGTTACCGTTGGCAGCAGTGAAGGTGCACCAGTGCACATTGCAAGTTGCACGTGACGCAAGGGAGCACTTTTTCCCAGCAGCACTAAAGGGATTTTGCACAATGCGTGGGGACACACATTCTGCGTTTCTGAGAATGTGAAGGCAAAAATACATCGTTTGCAATAGAATTTCATGCATCGTTGGCGCTACAGACTTGCTCCGTGTGTGCTGCACACCTCCATGGCACTTGAAGAAAACGTGAAACTATGCCTTTCCCTCGTTCAGTAAAAGCACGACAAGCCTTGGCCCCAAGGCGGTTAGGAATGCAACTGTCCACCTATAGAAGCAGCTATCATTACACAACCGTTCGCAAGTGGGATAGTGTAGCGGACATGATGTTTCCCTTGACACATTATGTTTGGGGTGGTGTAGGAGTGTGTGCGACACAATGATATGTGAAGGAAACGTAACTAAACGTGTACGTTGCCTTGCTGAGGTGCTGACATGGGAAGGTAGAGCATGAATCTTTTGCGGTTCTGCAGACGTTACTTGGACAAATGTGCCACTCCACGATATGTGTCTGACATCATGAAGGCACAGCACGCATGCGACGTTTTGTAGCAGCTGAGGAAATAGAGCCGAGGTGGGATCGAATGCAACAGCATCCAACAGCGTTACATGCATATTTTGCAAAGAGCATACACATTACACGCTTGCTCATATCCTATTCCATAATAAGTTTTGacacacaaacagtgcaaatgcaTGTGTTTCCAccgattgttctattcagcaggtGCGTGGAACATGCGAGGCAGACATTTCCTGGCAAGCGTGTGTGAACCTCCTCGTACATTTGCTAATTGGAGGAGTCTGGAAGCTCATTTAAAGATCATTTCGGCACATATCTTGTATGCGACATTCTTGTATGAACTACTACACCACGCTATGGGTACAGAAGCATGACTGCAAGAAAGGTGCACAAGTGCTTTCGGCCCATTGAGGAAATTTTTGTTGTGAGGAGATGCCGCAGCATTTTTGACCACATAATACGAAGATGAGTATGGTACACTTTAAGAGCGAGCGCCATTGCCCTGTGAAGGGGCCAATGCTTAGTGATGCACTCTCAGAATGGGGCCTTTCGGCTTTCTGAAAATAGCCTAGGCCCCATTGAGGCGCGCTTTCTTGTCTGTGGCGTAAACGCAAAAGTGAACTGTGCTTCAGATTACGTGCCATGTGGCATGAAGCAGTACACTACGAAATAATCGGGAGGTATTGATGTGCAGGCATAGAAGCACGCATTGCCCACTCGAAGTACGTATGGCCACCGTCATATGGTGGCGGATGACCCTTGCCAGTTAAGTTGGACAATTGTGTGAAGCAACAGGGGTCAAACCATTTTGCCATAGCTCCGATAGGGCAACACGTGTGGCATTACAAGCGGACCGCAACTTATACTGCAGACAATTCGCTACACGTATCATACAGTGGTCATCTGAAGTGATTCACTTGGGAAGGTGGTGCAATGTAGAGCAAGGACGcttgaaaagaaatgtttaacTCCGGCTACGCCTCCATGAGAAATGTTGCAACAAGCTCGATTGCAAGATACAAAGATGAAGAGCATGAAGCACACGGCCAGCTGCAAATGTGATCCCAGCAAGGAATTTACATGCAATGCACTGTATTGTATGTTCCGCTTTACCCAGAAGGAATCATTGCTGCAGTAAGCATGTGCATGGTGAAGCGATACAGTTCGCATAGAGCAAAACTTCCTGTTTTGTGTAACGATGATGCTACATGTATTGCGACATCGTGATGACCATCGCATTTTTCATGTCCCTTGGCAGCTAACTTAACGACTCTGAGTCGAAGGTGTGATGCACGTGCATATGACATGAAACGACCCAATCAGGTTCACTTTGTGCACCAATTCTCTAAATTCTCTAACGAGTAAACAGAAAGGTACAGTGATACAAAAACGACTTCACGCCATGTATCACACAAATGTTGTGTGAAAGACGCTGCACATGTAGATCACATGGTGTTCTGATGTGTAACAAATTATGCTTTCCCACTGCAGCACTGCCACTTAGTCAGCATGCATCGAACAGTTCTCAGTTTGCATGCGTGACAGGACCTGCCCTGGGTTGTGATCACAATTTTCCAATAGGCACTCCATGGTTCAGACGAATGTGTCACGCGAACAGATCAATGGTACTTAGCTTGCATGTTTGCAGTTTAAGAAGATGCATGAAGTTGCGCGTTGCAGCCACACAAAGTGGCCACCACACCGAGCTGCACATTGCATACCTTACAGTAGGAGTCCAACATAACGTTGGGGCTGAGCACACATGGCAGCTTATGATCACAGTTCATATCGCATCTGAAAACCTCGCAATGCAAACTTGGCAATACATTCATTGTGCTGCAACGTGTTCGGGCCGTGTTCAAGGTCGTGTTAACTGCTACGTCACACGTGGTGGAGGTTGCTCATAGGTTCCTGAACGTCTTCTCGCCTGCTCTACGTGCTGGAGCTTCGCTCAGGTAGCCGCTTGCGCCAGCTAATCGCCCTCAAGCTGCAAGACGCTCCATCACACACACCACCATCTACAGTCTCGGCTACGTCTGCCACATGCTCTCCTCGGATCATCTCTGGGCCCTTGCACGATCCCCCATCTGCTCGCTGGCCTTCACAGTGAAGATGTGCAGGATTGGCTTGACAACTACGCCCGGGTAAGTTCACGCAACCGGTGGGGCAAGGCGATTAGGCTACGCCGCATATACTTCTAACTCAAGGGCGTAGCGAAGGCTTCTTCATTCAACCACAAGATCAACTTCCCCGGCTGGAATTCTTTGAAGAAGGTTTTCGTCCTCCCGCAGTTTGTTGCGCTCTCGAAAGCAGCAACTAGGCAAGTCCCAAACCTCGCATGTAGATGATGTCCTCTCATTTCGCCGACATGTCAACGATTCGATGATGGAAACCGACAGAGTACGCCTTGTACTCAAAGGCATTGTGACTGCAGCCTTGAATGTGTTGGCCACCAAGGATCCGACCTGCATTGCTGATATTATATGTATGTGCCAGCGCCTTGCCGACCACGAATTTCTGCGAATGGCGCCGGACACCTTTGAAAGCGAACCCACAGCCGACCCCTCTTCACGCGCACTGGAGCGCACAATCACACCGCCACAGCTGCAGTCTCTTGGCTTCTCGGCAGGTTCCATTCCTACCCACCATCTACACCACGTGTGAAGGAGCACTTAACGGAACCTAAAATGCGCCCCGAACACGTGGCGGTGCAATCACAGTACAGGCACAAAGCAATCTCATGATGGGTCTCCACATGCAATGAAGACTaaaggcaggttgcgaacgtagttcggatgggatggttgttatgagcgtcccctttggaacggggcggtgggttgcgccaccaagctcttgctaatatgctgcctgatatcctacctaggttaaccaatgaaaaaagaaaagaaaaaaacactatgaactaatacgtccaaattttctgatcccctattgcgaactgtgtttttgtacgtctccgtcttttgtcgtttccctacttttcttccaccaatcctccaatcgccccttactaatgtctattgcggacctgtttgctttaccactgctcccgctgaacccaagggcttcaaggaggccagtggtgcctaaatcgaccgctgggtagacgtcttcacattctaataaaatttGCTCCGTCGttcccctagctttaccgcagcaagcacatgcttcttcttccttcttatatctcgctttataggtgcgtgttctaaggcatcccgatctcgcttcgaaaagtaatgagcttccctttgagttatcataaatggtttctttcctgatttcgttttttcctcttaagtagttacttatggcaggtttcgtttccattgccgccacccatgagattaattcagcctctctaactttccgcttgaccttctttgttgctgtgttgcccaccccacaggccgcatacttgctggtaagcttcctagttcttttgctccactgtgaatcaatgttttgcctgtacagatacctgaacactctcccagcccaattactttcttccatattcctcagccgttcttcatactcaattttactgcgagcttccctcacttcaaaactagtccagcccatatccccctgcacagcttcatttgtagtcttcccgtgagcgcccaatgcgaggcgacccacagacctttggttcccgtcgagccctgattgtacccctgatttaaagcaaacaaccgcatttccaaaagtaa includes:
- the LOC140219666 gene encoding uncharacterized protein, yielding MAYQVPQFDDAKDKWSSYYTRVESYFEGDGIVDDAKKRALLISALSSKPIDVLSGRCAPRKRIMDSVLNGLPGVQAYFDDVLVAEKGNNGRKNLKAVLPRFREYGIKLRKDKCTFRMPEVSYHGHKISTGGLQPLEKNMDAVMRARTPRHPLVGLFREDRPTPIMAAARIQHWSLLLGAYQYKIEYEPGSDNLNADALSRPPLETTDDTSEELHEFVHSLQQLEDMPLSSQASRQFTEKVQVLGNVNSYILHGWPKKYAAPDP